Part of the Corticium candelabrum chromosome 15, ooCorCand1.1, whole genome shotgun sequence genome, tataataataaatattaaaattatttatattattgaaataaatattaattagttgttgGAAATAGTTAAATGTTTATGCGTAGGCATGCATTAGGCATGCCattgaaaatataatatattgtatatatatatatatatatagtttatgggatttgcctgtattgtagattggttgtattgatatatatatatatatatatatatatatatatatatatatatatatatatagactacTCTGTTTGTTCTTCGTTGTGAGGCCCCTCTAGTGGAGGGgtagctattatttatatttgaataaactatatgtatataaaaaaaaaaaaaaaaaaaaaaatatatatatatatatatatatatatataaaggctgcacatagtctggaggtgttgagatcaattgtaaagaagtctcttctatcatctggcttgtctctgggccaagcttccaggcaatttcatgaacagttatctgttcgtttatggcagtataactcaagactacttagtgactatctacctaattattatgacttagactctttgtgcttccgtccttagggcagatatgtgttatttgtgttatctgtattatatacaaatatatggatGTCAGTcaaaaaaatatatatgtgtgtgtgtgtgtgtgtgtgtgtgtgtgtgtgtgtgtgtgtgtgtgtgtgtgtgtgtgtgtgtgtgtgtgtgtgtgtgtgtgtaaattaatataaaataaactGTCTGAAGATGACACAGAGCTGATGTTGTGTATACATTTCTTCAGTCTCACCATATTGAGATTCGCTCTTTCGGATATCGCAAACGTTCAAAGTAGCCAAGAAAGTAGGGCAGCGTGTGAGCCTTGTTTCTTGCCAGAAAGACGGCCAGAACGGTCGGTTTCCGTGCCGTTGTCCGATGCAACTCCTCTGTAGTTGTGAGAACGGACGGCAGTATCgtgtaaacaacaaaaaccaaCACAACTATAGCCATTGCAACGTGAATTGATATCAGCAGGAAGACCTACAAGTGCAGTCGATTTTCCAGTGTTCAATGCTGAATGAAAGTCGGGATTCCAAGCCGCGCGCACAACGAACCGGACGCGAGGCTTCATTCATCACCTCCAAGTTATCTACTCTCTACTGAAACAAGATATTCTGAAAACGCGGGACAGACGTTGCACCACGATAAGATACAATTTAGTCTTATCTTCGACAACAAATCCTCTACAATACGCTCTAAATAAATCTCTcataagtcacgtgatatctaCATTTGACTGAAACCGACCGGTCACCGCCACGAGTCAGTCGACAAATAAAACGGCACGACAGGCGTAGCCTGATGATGACCATCCGACCTCAACTTCTTGCCCCAATCCTGAGCGACGTCGCGTCCATCGCGCGAGTCACAGTCCTTCTTACGCTTCACGCACGACCGCCGTTTGGGCGAACCAGCCGCCGGCGGGTCGACTTCCATCTTTTCTTCCTTTTGCTGCAGTAGCATCAGTCCAATCAGCTTCTCGTCGTTTGCACATGGCAGTGAGGAATTCCGATCGGCCAGAGGCGTCGCGAGCGACTCGCTGCAGACTGCTGCGACCGTGTCGTGTCGCAGGAAGCATTCGGGGCTCGGCGGAGGCGCACACGGCGACGTCTCCTCGTCGGGGTCGAACTCGGGAGTCACAATTAACGACACCATTACCGAGACAGAAGAATTTTAGCGCATGCGTGACACGCCCACAAAGGGCAGTCACGCCCATTGGTACGGGTGTAAGCTCTTGCACAACCCCTCTTAACGCAGCCCCTCTCCGCGCGTTACGgaggctgtgcaagagactaaaCCGTATAGTGAcatagcctcggcctcccagacccgtgaatcggcgctacacgggtctgggaggtcgaggctaatAGTGACACGCCTCTAAAAAATACAAGAAACAAAGTGTGCTTGCTTAAGCAAGTGTGTGAATTAATTCAAGCGTTGAGTTCATAAGTGACTTAGAAGAGCCGATCGGTGAGGAATCGTTCCAGCATGTTGAGCGACTGGAATCGATGGCAACAACATACACAAGACCGAGCATTAGACCGAGATGCGGTTCTTGTCAACTTGTACTCACGTTCTTTGGCTGATCCATTGGCACCATGTGTCCAGCAttgtcaacagcaagaaaagTCAAACCAGCAGCCGTTTGGACTGTACCGGCCTAAATAGAAAACATAATGTCTCACTGTGTAGTCTAAACGCTTGTGGATCGAAACAATGTGACCGGTGTTCCATCGACTGTCCAAACTGTTGTATTTGCCTTGTTAAAATCGGTCTAGataagaaatttgaaatgagtgtgtttgttgtttggatTGGGTGGGTATAGTATTTCTTACTTGTCCGTGCCATTTCATTCTGGATGTCCACTCGTGGCCACCGATGTAGTTGCCGACATAATCGTATTTGCCATGGTAGACCAACACTGAATCAGACGTTCGTGATtatcatacacacaaacacacacacacacacacacacacacacacacacacacacacacacacagtcaaacaacagacagacagacagacagacagacaaactaacagacagacagacagacataaatagttgtacagtaggtagaaccaagccctattggcttgggtagtatttagttgctttgcttagatggtgtataatagttcaatgtttgaaaatatatgtattgccagacatacatacatacatacagacagacagacagacagacgacagaaaaacagacagacagacagacgacagaaaaacagacagacagacagacgacagaaaaacagacagacagacagacagacagatagacagacagagagacagagagagagacagacagacagaaaaacaaacagacagacagacagacagacagagaaacaaagagacaaacagacagacagacaaacaaacaaacagacactgagTCCATTACTACCCAATCACATCAATTTACATTCCAACAGCTTGGTATTTagctgttgatatcaaactgtCTCTGAGTCACACCATCAaatgacatgtacatgtatgcatgcaccgCATGCATTAGCACAATAAGAAACCATTCATATATACGCCCACATCTCAACGCCCTAATTAATCAAACGATAACTCAGATAGTCACAAATCACCCTGTGGCTGCGCATGGATCATCATTCGATGAACATTCAGCATCACAAAACTTGAAgagaaacaaaataaaaagATAGAGATATGAATGATATTAGTGGTGCACACACTTGTATGCTAAAGTTGGTTATCCAATTGGCCACATATGTAATAAGTGTTCTCAACATGTTTGACTAAGTGGTGAGCTATTTTGGTAGAGGCAGTAATATGCACTAGTGACTTACCTCGAACGCCAGCAGACAAAGATTTGACGACGTCACTTTGAAATGAAGTAATCCAGTCATCCAGCATCTACAGTACCAACAACAATGTGAGTATTCACGGTTTTATGATGTAACATGTacttaaatttaattattaatttataaatatattaattatatctTTATTGAAATTATCAAttttgtatgtactgtatgttcAAAAAGTGcttaatttattgttattaattaatcagtctGCGAAGACCTAATTTGTAACAATTTCTAAAAATTTAGTCGCTACAAAAGTAAGTTATTGTGTATAAGCTGATCTTGTGGTCTCATACAAATTGTGGTTAGAATTTACTAGAAAAAGTGTTCAAGTTTACTAATGCTTGTTGGAGAATAGTGGGACTGAAAATTGTTCTGGAGgaaacattgacacacacacacacacacacacacacacacacacacacacacacacacacacacacacacacacgcaaacacacacatgcaagcacacaaacacacacacacacacacacacacacacacacacacacactcacacacacacatgcacacacacacacacacacatacacacatacaagcacacaaacatatgcatgcatgcacacacacacacacacacacacacacacacacacacacacatgcacacacatacacacacacgcacgcaaacacacacacacacacacacacacacacacacacacacacaaacacgcacacacacacacacacacacacacacacacacacacacacacacacacacacacatacaagcacacaaacacacgcatgcatgcaaacacacatgcacacacacacacacacgcacgcaaacacacacacacacacacacacacacacacacacacacaaacacacacacacacacacacacacgcacgcacacacacacacacacacacacacacacacacacaagcacacacacacacacacacacacacacacacacacacacacaagcaacatcACATGAAATGATATATGCACTAATGTAATAAAATTTGAATAATTTCGTTAACCAACACCAAATTGTAAAACAGCATGCACATTATAAGTTTACTTAGTATTGAGCCTCGTTCGCACATACAAAAAAGTGAACTTTCTTGTTGCACTCCTTCCACGTTCGATTGACACCGATAGCCTCCTGAACATCTTTTCGATTTAGAAATGTTGTGATCTGCAAGAAGTTGGCAGTAAAGAACACAAGTGTCGACATCGATGAAAAGCTCACATGATCAAAGTTGTAGCAGCCAGGTACGTCCTCACACGGGATGCGAATATCATAGGGATTGATACTACAGGTGAGACATTAGCTATATTTCCAATTGAAAATTTACCgatgacagataaacaggatagacaaacaaacaaatgacgaAGGACTAAAGCTTTATACCCCAGATGCAGAATAATCGTCTGCATTCCATTAGGCCACGCCTTCAGCAACCCGTTTTGCATGTGGAGTCATTGTTGTGCGGACCCATGCAACCCAAAGTCACAATGGTGGGGCTTGTATTAGGACAGATGCAGCATGTCTCACCAAATGTTTATTCTAAATTTGTCTCATCAGATATTTCTCTTAAAATATGTATAATCAAATGTTTTCCCAATTTATATCTcttcaaatattttattattacaGCAGGGTTGACGCATTACTTTGGTAGAACTCAAGACAGCTAGAACATGCAGAGATGGTGGAAGCTCCTTTGGATTAGAGGGGTGAGGAGTtaccattttgattttatcTGATTAGTCATTGATTACTCTGTGACAGAAATAGCCAGAGCAACATGTACACTAATCACGACAATGTGTATCAAGCaagtcaactgcaacatcatccaatattatttctacttgcaagcaacaaaactttcaaagtATTTCCTTCAATCATCGTTCGCTGAAACAAAGTCCCATTACATAGCGTCCAGTACTAGAGGGGCAATGCCCACAATCCTGATATTGGAATGGTGGCTGCCCTTCCCACCCTGGTCCTCCTCTTCCACCCCTGTTCTGCCCCTCTCACCCCGCCCCTCCCACCCCCGTTCTGCCCCTCCCACCCCACCCCCGTTCCACCCCGTTCCACCCCGTTCCTCCCCTCTCACCCCCGTTCCTCCCCTCTCACCCCCGttcctcccctccctcccctcccacCCCCGttcctcccctccctcccctccctcccctccctcccctcccgcCCCCGttcctcccctccctcccctcccacCCCCGTTCCTCCCACCCCCTCCCACCCCCGttcctcccctcccctcccacCCCCGTTCCTCCCCTCCCACCCCCGTTCCTCCCCTCCCACCCCCGTTCATTCCCTTCACTCCCGTTCATCCCCTTCAGCCCCGTTCATCCCCTTCAGCCCCGTTCATCCCCTTCACCCCCGTTCATCCCCTTCACCCCCGTTCATCCCCTTCACCCCCATTCATCCCCTCCACCCCCATTCCACCCCTTCCACCCCATTCCGCCCTTCCACCTTGTTCCTCCCCACCCCTGTTCCGCCCCTGCCACCCCTGTTACGCCCCTTCCACCCCTGTTTTGCCCCTCCCAACCTTGTTTTGCCCCTCCCAACCCTGTTTTGCCCCTGCCAACCCTGTTTCGCCCCTCCCAACCCTGTTTCGCCCTTCGCGCCCCTGTTTCGCCCCTCGCGCCCCTGTTTCGCCCCTCCCACCCCTGTTTCGCCCCTTCCACCCCTCCCAGCCCTGTTTTGCCCCTTCCACCCCTCCAACCCCTGTTTCACCCCTACACCCCTCCCACCACCCCTGGAATGCAATTATAGCCTTTGATATAATTGGCAGCGTCTGCTCTTGTGACCATTTAACACATAACCGTATACTGTAACAATGATATGATCAGAGCACACCAGTGATATCAATGAGCACACGCTATGCATTCCAATCGGCCACATCAATTACTACATCCATGCAGTCGTTGGTCAAATGGTATTCCAGAACACTATTGTAACCCTAGCTCGTGCACACCTAGAGTTAAATAAGAAACAGATGAATAAACAAACGTATACACAAATGCCCGTCTGTACTATTCACACAACTCAATTACTCCACATAATGACACTGCCTCCAATCTCACTACACAATCCACAGCAACCATGGCACCACCTAATCTCACCTTCGTTTCATTTTAATCTCAGCTGCTTTAAGCACTTCTTCCATCAATATCTATTGGTCACATCACAAAACCATATACCAATGCCTGAGTTAGTCTCGCATACCCAGACCCTCTCtgccatcatacttccggcAGTATGATGGCGGAGAGGGTccggctacgtgagactatgCCTGAGTGCCAatccaaacaaactgacactAACTAAActgattatatatatatatatatatatatatatatatatatatatatatatatatatatatatatatcagcaTACGTTTGCCAGCAACTATTTACTAGAAATCCTGAtctagctaattaaataattaatatatttatttataatgtAAACAATTTGTTAGTGTAGCAATTTTGAGTTTGAAATTTAGCAAATATTTGTAATATCATGTCGGTGTTTACACAGCTGTTCATGTATATGCAATAATTAAGCACTCAACAGTTGCTATTAAACGCTCTTTGGTGTGCATTAGGTCAACATTATATTCATACGTGTACGATGTCATATACAGAAGTAGACTAAGTCACTTACTTTACATTCCTCATAAGCAAGAATCCACACGTTTGAGTCAATAAGGCctaacagcaaacaaacaactcatACGGTATGGTCTGATGATTAGTTTTTGACATTAAAAGTATGATGCATATCTGGGCCCTTACTGCAGGTCTAATAATCAATTAGCCTATACTACACCAATGTTTTTGTTCGTAGACATACTGGTTGGTAATTGGTTTGTCTGCTGAGATTGTGAGAGTTCATTCTCAATATAGCGTTGAGTCCATGAATAGTTTGTTGCACGTTCTTTGCAGTGACTTGACTGTCCAGACAGATGACAGTTAGTCTACTTACTGATGTGGATAAGTTGactgtaagtctgtctgtcaatattgtatgtctttccatctgtgtgtgtgtgtgtgtgtgtgtgtgtgtgtgtgtgtgtgtgtgcgtgtgtgtgtgtgtgtgtgtgtgtgtgtgtgtgcgtgtattcatcatttttctgtctgtctgtctgtctgtctgtatgtatgtatgtatgtatgtatgtatgtccatctgtctgctaCTAAACTGAATATTGTTATAGTAAAAAGTTTTACATGTATGAATAAAAAGTACCTGTACAGACATCAGACGTCACATTGACAGCTGCATATGTAGCCTCTGAAATAAACTCCTGACTGTACATATACTAAAATAGAAGAAACATGTAACTCAGAAGCAGCAGCATATAGCTGCCCTTTCAAGTTAAAAAACCTCTCCATATGAATGATACTGTACAGCGGGAACAACGAGACCATCGCCAATACCTGAAACAAAACATAAAGTACACAAGctcacacaaacatacaagcagacaaacagataaacaaacacacacacacacacacatatatatatatatatatgtatgcatgtattgatatatatatatatatatatatatatatattttttttttttttatattatatatatattgtttataACCGCCCAATGGACGGAACAGGATATATTGTTTATAACCGCccaatgatatatatatatatcaaataCATCAATAGTCCCATTTCAATGCTACACGAGTGCCTTACCAATTCCTCTTAGATTTCGAGCTGCAATTGAGTTGCTCTTGAGTATCACTGCCACTGTTGCGGGTATATAATGTCCAGCTTCATAACAAATTCAAAACATATAATAATGCTATGCCACTAGTAGACAACCAATGACTCTCATCAGGGGCGTAGCATGATCTCTAGAAATGAGGGGCTAAACTTATCATAATACGGGCACGCCCACTTAtatagacacgcccacttttggCTTCTAATCGACTGAtacagtagaatcagtggTACATCTAGACTGGACTAAAGGgcggtgtatatactatatacagtatgggtcctcacacgtatttactgtccacaatttttatgaccacgcctacagaTGATGGGGCTATAccccggtctagcccatgcaaCGCTACGCCCCCGCTCTCATACTTACCATAACTCTCTCCAAAGATGTACAAATCATGTTGATTGTATTCGGGGAATTTCTCGTAAAATAAATTCATAAACGTCAGCAGATCAGATGCAACCTCTTTCTCATTGAAAACGTAGAGATGCTGTAGACAACAAAGATGTGTCCAACTTCCACTGCAATATATAACTAGATACTAACTGAATGAGTGACATATGAGAATCCAGATCCAACAGGTTGGTCAATGTAAAGAAGATTGGCATGAGAATTCCAAcctgaaacaaacacaaagtatAATAGATAAGAAGAACAcgactgacaaacacagacaaacacacagacaaggcaaaccaataaacatacaaataaaatcacaaacaaacaaacaagcaaacacaactgatggacagacagaaacagacatgcagaaacCAAAGCCACAGTCACACAagcatacaacaacaacaacaaaacaacaacaaaacaacaacaacaaacaacaacaaaacaacaaaacaacaaaacaacaacaaaacaacaacaataaaacaacaacaaaacaacaacaaaacaacaacaaaacaacaacaaaacaacaacaaaacaacaacaataaaacaacaaaacaacaaaacaacaaaacaacaagaaacaacaaaacaacaaggaaacaacaaaacaacaaaacaacaacaaaacaacaaaacaacaaaacagcaaaacaacaacaacacattgaTTACCATAAGGGTTATACACTGGTTCCTTGGTTTTGTTATTGATTAGGAAAGGTCCATTCTCATTGAACAAGGCCAACATGCTAGAACATCCGGGTCCTCCACTCAACCATACAACCAGAGGATCCTTTTGAGGATCTCCACGACTTCCGATCAGCCAATAAAACAGATTTCCACCATGAGTTTCATTAACCTTACGCAATGGCAAAAACACGGAAGTTGCAACGAAACCAACGTCCAAGTTGCAACATGCATAGTAGAGTTGCTACACTAGCATACAGTAATGTAACCAATGTGTTGAGTCACATTGTCTGGCCAATCAAATCCAGTGGAAAGCGAGATGAAAAAGAACAAACTCAGCGTATTTTGCATTCTCTAGCTTTAGTCACAAGGCAACCTCCGCATTCTGCTCACTTtactaacgcacgttagacCAAACGTATATGCTATTTTTACTTTCTTGTGTTAtaactataattatattaatttaataataataattattattattgttattgttgttattatcaGCATTATATAAACGTAAAAAATCAAGATATCTTTATACCATTTGTACATATAATTAGCAAGTCTTCTTCTGCAGACGATATGGAAAGTCTGTAATTTGTCAAAATAATTTCTACATATGACTTTGcaaaatgattaattaataaagaagtgaagtgttgtgtgtgtgcgtgtgtgtgtgtgtgtgtgtgtgtgtgtgtgtgttgtgtgtgtgtgtgttgtcaaGAGGGTTCAGGAGATTACTCTAATAAATAGTATGAATACCTAGGTAATGTGGAGTGCATGTACAGACATTCTCACTGGTACACCCACACCACTAAACATATCCATCACGTGGTCTTCAGAAAAAATGAAATCTTGGGTCTGATTCTTACACCTCAATAAATACATATACAATGCATTCATAGTtcagtaattaaataatataattaattatgaacATTGCCAGCAGAAATTGCATAACTGCAAGTAATTTATGGTCGTCTTGTTGAATTCTGACAcccggacacacacacacgcacacacacacatgcatgcacgcacatcacacacacacacacacacacacacacacacacacacacacacacacacacacacacacacgtgcacacgtgcacaccacacacgtgcacaccacacacgtgcacaccacacacacacacacacacacacacacacacacacacacacacacacacacacacacgtgcaccacacacatacacacacacacacacacacacacacacacacacacacacacacacacacacacacacacacacacatttacaagTGACTTAGTGCAAACTGCTGCAACTGTGTCATGTCAAAAAAGCACTTAAGACTACAAACAGATGCACACGGTAAAGTCTCTTATTGAAGCAAACTCGAGAGTATTGCAATCACTGACACTGACACCATCATAGTTTCGCAT contains:
- the LOC134191176 gene encoding uncharacterized protein LOC134191176 isoform X1 produces the protein MQNTLSLFFFISLSTGFDWPDNVTQHIGYITVNETHGGNLFYWLIGSRGDPQKDPLVVWLSGGPGCSSMLALFNENGPFLINNKTKEPVYNPYGWNSHANLLYIDQPVGSGFSYVTHSHLYVFNEKEVASDLLTFMNLFYEKFPEYNQHDLYIFGESYAGHYIPATVAVILKSNSIAARNLRGIGIGDGLVVPAVQYHSYGEYMYSQEFISEATYAAVNVTSDVCTGLIDSNVWILAYEECKILMEEVLKAAEIKMKRSINPYDIRIPCEDVPGCYNFDHITTFLNRKDVQEAIGVNRTWKECNKKVHFFMLDDWITSFQSDVVKSLSAGVRVLVYHGKYDYVGNYIGGHEWTSRMKWHGQTDFNKANTTVWTVDGTPAGTVQTAAGLTFLAVDNAGHMVPMDQPKNSLNMLERFLTDRLF
- the LOC134191420 gene encoding uncharacterized protein LOC134191420; translation: MVSLIVTPEFDPDEETSPCAPPPSPECFLRHDTVAAVCSESLATPLADRNSSLPCANDEKLIGLMLLQQKEEKMEVDPPAAGSPKRRSCVKRKKDCDSRDGRDVAQDWGKKLRSDGHHQATPVVPFYLSTDSWR
- the LOC134191176 gene encoding uncharacterized protein LOC134191176 isoform X2 — translated: MQNTLSLFFFISLSTGFDWPDNVTQHIGYITVNETHGGNLFYWLIGSRGDPQKDPLVVWLSGGPGCSSMLALFNENGPFLINNKTKEPVYNPYGWNSHANLLYIDQPVGSGFSYVTHSHLYVFNEKEVASDLLTFMNLFYEKFPEYNQHDLYIFGESYGIGDGLVVPAVQYHSYGEYMYSQEFISEATYAAVNVTSDVCTGLIDSNVWILAYEECKILMEEVLKAAEIKMKRSINPYDIRIPCEDVPGCYNFDHITTFLNRKDVQEAIGVNRTWKECNKKVHFFMLDDWITSFQSDVVKSLSAGVRVLVYHGKYDYVGNYIGGHEWTSRMKWHGQTDFNKANTTVWTVDGTPAGTVQTAAGLTFLAVDNAGHMVPMDQPKNSLNMLERFLTDRLF